The following coding sequences are from one Corticium candelabrum chromosome 20, ooCorCand1.1, whole genome shotgun sequence window:
- the LOC134195735 gene encoding lys-63-specific deubiquitinase BRCC36-like, producing MVLAVKLRADAFMVCLTHALSTEEEEVMGLLIGEVVDDCADVSAVSMLRRSDKRKDRVEISPEQLAMGAQEAEHLAIRLQKPMRVVGWYHSHPHITMWPSHVDVRTQSIYQTMDSGFFGLIFSCFNHDAQSMGHIDLTCFQSVTSTTTEGQEILNGRDLPVHICRTSSISQPCLEALSKLPRILLEEEQEALHEAERESSDLLSRVHNGSVFAKSLSRFMEIICGPIMQALESRLEHHERKIKQLKAEKTRLKEALT from the exons ATGGTGCTTGCCGTCAAACTCAGAGCTGATGCATTTATGGTTTGCTTGACTCATGCTCTGTCCACAGAGGAGGAAGAAGTTATGGGATTACTTATCGGAGAA GTGGTTGATGATTGTGCTGATGTGTCTGCTGTCTCAATGTTGAGACGGTCAGACAAACGAAAAGACCGAGTTGAGATATCGCCTGAACAGCTTGCCATGGGAGCACAGGAAGCTGAA CACTTGGCTATAAGATTGCAAAAACCGATGCGAGTTGTGGGTTGGTACCATTCGCACCCTCACATCACAATGTGGCCGTCTCATGTTG ATGTCAGAACACAGTCCATCTACCAGACTATGGACAGTGGTTTCTTCGGTCTCATATTCTCTTGTTTCAACCACGACGCACAGAGT ATGGGTCACATTGACTTGACGTGTTTCCAAAGTGTCACATCAACCACAACAGAAGGACAAGAAAT CCTCAATGGCCGGGATCTACCAGTTCACATATGTCGAACATCAAGCATCAGTCAACCGTGTCTTGAGGCACTAAGCAAGCTACCAAGGATACTCCTCGAG GAAGAGCAAGAAGCTCTCCACGAAGCTGAAAG GGAAAGTTCAGATTTATTGAGTCGTGTCCACAATGGTTCAG tgtttgCAAAGTCATTATCTCGATTCATGGAGATCATATGCGGCCCCATCATGCAGGCGTTGGAGAGTCGATTAGAGCATCATGAACGAAAGATAAAGCAACTAAAGGCAGAGAAAACGAGATTGAAAGAAGCACTCACATAG